One genomic segment of Microbacterium sp. ProA8 includes these proteins:
- the aroB gene encoding 3-dehydroquinate synthase, translated as MTDATTITVSGDASYDITVGHGILSSLGEALPAAARKVLVIHPPTLAAQAENLRAQLVGDREVLLAEIPDAEAGKRIEVAAFCWQVMGKADFTRTDVVVGFGGGAVTDLAGFVAATWLRGVEVVQVPTTVLGMVDAAVGGKTGVNTAEGKNLVGAFWAPRAVICDLDLLGSLSRNERVAGYAEVVKAGFIWAPEILDLVEADPEAAVDPQSAAFRRTIELAIEMKARVVGEDLREAGLREILNYGHTLGHAIEHAERYRWRHGAAISVGMVFAAELSRLAGRLPDAAAQRHRDILGSLGLPTTYGAGRWPTLLATMQRDKKSRGGMLRFIVLDDIAKPTVLQAPDESLLFAAYQEVAG; from the coding sequence GTGACCGACGCCACGACCATCACCGTGAGCGGCGACGCGAGCTATGACATCACCGTGGGCCACGGCATCCTCTCGTCGCTCGGCGAAGCACTGCCGGCCGCTGCCCGCAAGGTGCTCGTGATCCACCCGCCGACGCTCGCGGCACAGGCCGAGAACCTGCGCGCGCAGCTCGTCGGCGACCGTGAGGTGCTGCTCGCCGAGATCCCCGACGCCGAGGCGGGAAAGCGCATCGAGGTCGCCGCCTTCTGCTGGCAGGTGATGGGCAAGGCCGATTTCACGCGGACCGACGTCGTCGTGGGGTTCGGCGGGGGAGCGGTCACCGATCTCGCCGGCTTCGTCGCCGCCACCTGGCTGCGCGGCGTCGAGGTCGTGCAGGTTCCCACCACCGTGCTCGGCATGGTCGACGCGGCCGTCGGCGGCAAGACCGGCGTCAACACCGCCGAGGGCAAGAACCTCGTCGGCGCGTTCTGGGCGCCGCGCGCCGTGATCTGCGACCTCGACCTGCTCGGCTCGTTGTCGCGCAACGAGCGCGTCGCGGGCTACGCCGAGGTGGTGAAGGCCGGATTCATCTGGGCGCCCGAGATCCTCGACCTCGTCGAGGCCGATCCCGAAGCGGCCGTCGACCCGCAGAGCGCCGCCTTCCGTCGCACCATCGAGCTCGCGATCGAGATGAAGGCGCGCGTCGTGGGGGAGGACCTGCGCGAGGCGGGCCTGCGCGAGATCCTGAACTACGGCCACACCCTCGGCCACGCCATCGAGCACGCCGAGCGCTACCGCTGGCGTCACGGCGCCGCGATCTCGGTCGGCATGGTCTTCGCCGCCGAGCTGTCGCGGCTCGCCGGCCGGCTTCCGGATGCCGCCGCTCAGCGCCACCGCGACATCCTCGGCTCACTGGGCCTGCCGACGACGTACGGCGCCGGGCGCTGGCCGACGCTGCTCGCGACCATGCAGCGCGACAAGAAGAGCCGAGGGGGCATGCTGCGCTTCATCGTGCTCGACGACATCGCCAAGCCCACCGTGCTCCAAGCGCCGGACGAGTCGCTGCTCTTCGCCGCCTACCAGGAGGTCGCGGGCTGA
- a CDS encoding shikimate kinase yields MTSHSDAVVLIGPMGAGKTSIGKKAARALGLPFFDTDAAVVRDHGPIEQLFIEHGEARFRAAERAAVREGLATGGIVSLGGGAIMDPDTRAELSQLRVVLLTVSPRVVAGRVRDSNRPLLQGGDDAIERWTAIFEERRPVYEELADVTFDTSTGPLQDVVDALVAWVRGDSLPQSDDAAAGSAGPSEISPHDSGPLEKEQTPCEY; encoded by the coding sequence ATGACCTCGCACTCTGACGCCGTCGTGCTGATCGGCCCGATGGGGGCCGGAAAGACCAGCATCGGCAAGAAGGCCGCGCGTGCGCTCGGCCTGCCCTTCTTCGACACCGACGCCGCAGTCGTGCGCGACCACGGACCGATCGAGCAGCTCTTCATCGAGCATGGCGAGGCGCGGTTCCGTGCGGCCGAGCGCGCCGCCGTCCGCGAAGGCCTGGCCACCGGCGGCATCGTCTCGCTCGGCGGCGGGGCGATCATGGACCCCGACACCCGCGCGGAGCTCTCACAGCTCCGCGTCGTGCTCCTCACCGTGTCGCCGCGCGTCGTGGCCGGCCGCGTGCGCGACTCGAACCGGCCGCTGCTACAGGGCGGCGACGACGCCATCGAGCGCTGGACCGCGATCTTCGAAGAGCGCCGGCCCGTGTACGAAGAACTCGCCGACGTCACGTTCGACACGTCGACCGGTCCGCTGCAGGACGTCGTCGACGCCCTCGTCGCGTGGGTGCGCGGCGACAGCCTCCCGCAGTCCGATGACGCGGCCGCCGGCTCGGCCGGACCGAGTGAGATCAGCCCACACGACAGCGGCCCCCTCGAGAAGGAGCAGACGCCATGCGAGTACTGA
- the mltG gene encoding endolytic transglycosylase MltG, with translation MPDSSPDGEAVPPSRRAAREAAKRAATGETPTQTGQAPTPAPAASAPAAAATWESLITGATPIVGSGPSAPAPAAGAAPTSAAAGVPASPADPAPGSGFQPVPLRAPRPTTEPVDIVDPSSADDSWIFANAGVGPAMPYSRSGAASTAPASAASPTAPAASAPSAAPRDGRREQARQAPVATLDDLFSGSTSTEDIGNVPPPKNKRRRRIGGWIALGVVLLILGGIAGGAYYVWTTYEDQIREVMGWEEPKDYEAGLANGETFVTIDQGDTGSPISQSLYDAGVTKTPDAFYDYLITSEQNPMFQPGVYKLQKQMTSEAALAALLDPANKQEFTAQIPEGYTVDGTLERISEGTGIPLADLQAAAADASAYGVPVDPALVAAGGQPLEGWLFPATYTFDPSVTAQSAIQTLVDRTVQSLDAAGVPVERRQEILTTASIIQREARFEVDMQKVSRVILNRMDPANQETFGLLQMDSTAQYGYGELHEGSASTSEEAQFDPNPWNTYVHAGLPIGPIANPGDVAIDAAMHPADGPWLYFVTVNMDTGETIFTSSYSEHLEYVDQMLAWCSEHPDSGC, from the coding sequence ATGCCCGACTCATCGCCAGACGGCGAAGCAGTTCCCCCGTCGCGCCGCGCTGCCCGCGAAGCGGCGAAGCGCGCGGCGACGGGCGAGACGCCGACCCAGACTGGGCAGGCACCGACTCCCGCACCCGCGGCTTCCGCACCCGCGGCAGCAGCCACCTGGGAATCGCTCATCACGGGCGCCACTCCCATCGTCGGGAGCGGTCCCAGCGCGCCTGCGCCCGCCGCCGGCGCGGCTCCGACGTCCGCCGCTGCCGGGGTTCCCGCGTCGCCCGCGGACCCTGCGCCGGGCAGCGGGTTCCAGCCCGTCCCCCTGCGCGCGCCCCGGCCGACGACAGAGCCGGTCGACATCGTCGACCCGTCCAGCGCGGACGATTCGTGGATCTTCGCCAATGCCGGCGTGGGTCCCGCCATGCCGTACAGCCGTTCCGGTGCGGCATCGACCGCGCCGGCGTCGGCCGCATCGCCGACGGCCCCGGCTGCGTCGGCTCCCTCGGCGGCACCTCGAGACGGCCGGCGCGAGCAGGCTCGCCAGGCCCCCGTCGCGACGCTCGACGATCTGTTCAGCGGTTCCACCTCGACGGAGGACATCGGGAACGTGCCACCACCGAAGAACAAGAGGCGCCGGCGCATCGGCGGCTGGATCGCCCTCGGCGTCGTGCTGCTGATCCTCGGCGGCATCGCCGGCGGCGCGTACTACGTGTGGACGACGTACGAAGACCAGATCCGCGAAGTCATGGGCTGGGAAGAGCCCAAGGACTACGAGGCGGGCCTCGCGAACGGCGAGACATTCGTGACGATCGACCAGGGCGACACGGGATCGCCCATCTCGCAGTCCCTGTACGACGCGGGTGTGACGAAGACCCCGGACGCCTTCTACGACTACCTGATCACGAGCGAGCAGAACCCGATGTTCCAGCCGGGCGTGTACAAGCTCCAGAAGCAGATGACGAGCGAGGCGGCGCTGGCGGCGCTCCTCGACCCGGCGAACAAGCAGGAGTTCACCGCGCAGATCCCCGAGGGCTACACCGTCGACGGCACCCTCGAGCGGATCTCCGAGGGCACCGGCATCCCGCTCGCCGATCTGCAGGCCGCCGCCGCCGACGCGTCTGCGTACGGCGTCCCCGTCGATCCGGCGCTCGTCGCGGCAGGGGGCCAGCCGCTCGAGGGGTGGTTGTTCCCCGCGACCTACACGTTCGATCCCAGCGTGACGGCGCAGTCGGCGATCCAGACGCTCGTCGACCGCACGGTGCAGTCGCTCGATGCCGCCGGCGTTCCCGTTGAGAGGCGCCAGGAGATCCTCACGACCGCGTCGATCATCCAGCGCGAGGCGCGCTTCGAGGTCGACATGCAGAAGGTCTCACGGGTCATCCTCAACCGTATGGATCCGGCCAACCAGGAGACCTTCGGACTCCTGCAGATGGACTCGACGGCGCAGTACGGCTACGGCGAACTGCACGAGGGATCGGCGAGCACGTCCGAAGAGGCGCAGTTCGACCCGAACCCGTGGAACACCTACGTGCACGCGGGGCTGCCGATCGGTCCGATCGCGAATCCCGGCGATGTGGCGATCGACGCGGCGATGCACCCGGCGGACGGGCCGTGGCTGTACTTCGTCACGGTGAACATGGACACCGGCGAGACCATCTTCACGAGCAGCTACAGCGAGCACTTGGAGTACGTCGACCAGATGCTGGCGTGGTGCAGCGAACACCCGGACTCGGGGTGCTGA
- a CDS encoding shikimate dehydrogenase has translation MQRTPGLGVLSADATRLEVWGDPIAHSRSPQLHAAAYEVLGLDWSYGLRRVDESSFAAEFADLDDSWRGLSLTMPLKGVAFATASTRDRRAELTGAVNTLLLDPAGTRGFNTDVGGIVRALADDGISDVARARIVGAGATATSALVALSELGVEEVDVVARRPEAVTALTELGRRLGIAVRTASFTAGDHSAVPLTIAALPGDAPIADAAADALASAGGLLLDVVYGHWPTALSAAWERAGNPARSGLGMLLHQALLQVRIFRNGDPDAPLAREDESLQAMRRVLEEPPTA, from the coding sequence GTGCAGCGAACACCCGGACTCGGGGTGCTGAGCGCCGACGCGACGCGTCTGGAGGTGTGGGGCGATCCCATCGCGCACAGCCGCTCGCCGCAGCTGCACGCCGCCGCCTACGAAGTCCTCGGCCTGGACTGGTCGTACGGGCTGCGCCGGGTCGACGAGTCGTCGTTCGCGGCGGAGTTCGCCGACCTCGATGACAGCTGGCGCGGCCTCTCGCTCACCATGCCGCTCAAGGGCGTCGCCTTCGCGACGGCGTCCACCCGCGACCGCCGGGCGGAGCTGACCGGCGCCGTCAACACGCTGCTGCTGGATCCCGCCGGCACGCGCGGCTTCAACACGGATGTCGGCGGCATCGTGCGGGCCCTGGCCGATGACGGCATAAGCGACGTGGCACGCGCCCGCATCGTCGGCGCCGGCGCCACCGCGACCTCTGCCCTCGTCGCGCTGTCCGAGCTGGGCGTCGAAGAAGTCGACGTCGTCGCGCGCCGGCCCGAGGCGGTGACAGCGCTGACCGAACTCGGGCGCCGCCTCGGGATCGCGGTGCGGACGGCCTCGTTCACAGCAGGCGACCACTCCGCCGTGCCCCTCACGATCGCGGCGCTGCCGGGTGATGCGCCGATCGCGGATGCCGCGGCCGACGCGCTGGCATCCGCCGGGGGCCTGCTCCTCGACGTGGTGTACGGGCACTGGCCGACGGCACTGTCGGCCGCGTGGGAGCGTGCCGGGAACCCGGCGCGGTCAGGACTCGGGATGCTGCTGCACCAGGCACTGCTGCAGGTGCGGATCTTCCGCAACGGCGATCCGGACGCGCCTCTCGCGCGCGAGGACGAATCGCTGCAGGCGATGCGCCGCGTGCTCGAGGAGCCCCCGACGGCGTAA
- the aroC gene encoding chorismate synthase, producing the protein MLRVLTAGESHGPELVAVMEGLPAGVPISRAAIQADLARRKLGYGRGSRMKFEEDELTISSGVVHGTSLGSPIALRIGNTEWPKWVEVMSPEPVELTEKSRGRGAALTRPRPGHADLVGMQKYGFDEARPILERASARETAARVALGALARAFLAELGIRLVSHTLSIGPVQVPAGAALPTPDDVEVLDADPLRCFDAATSAAMVAEVDDARKEGDTLGGIVEVLAYGLPPGLGSHVHWDRRLDAKLAQALMSIQAIKGVEVGDGFETTRRRGSAAHDELFVAGEGITRSSDKAGGTEGGMSTGTVLRVRAGMKPIATVPRALRTVDVATGDAASAHHQRSDVCAVPAAGVVAEAMVAVVLAEVVLEKFGGDSVAETRRNLEGYLAAIPDALRSAAESDAGLAEHDLAL; encoded by the coding sequence ATGCTCCGCGTGCTCACGGCCGGCGAATCGCACGGCCCCGAACTCGTCGCCGTCATGGAGGGCCTGCCCGCGGGCGTCCCCATCTCCCGCGCCGCGATCCAGGCGGATCTCGCGCGCCGCAAGCTCGGCTACGGCCGCGGCTCGCGGATGAAGTTCGAAGAGGACGAGCTGACCATCTCGTCCGGCGTGGTGCACGGCACCAGCCTCGGCAGCCCCATCGCCCTGCGCATCGGCAACACCGAATGGCCCAAGTGGGTCGAGGTCATGAGCCCCGAGCCCGTCGAGCTCACCGAGAAGTCGCGCGGTCGCGGCGCCGCGCTCACGCGGCCCCGTCCCGGCCACGCCGACCTCGTCGGCATGCAGAAGTACGGCTTCGACGAGGCCCGGCCGATCCTCGAGCGCGCGAGCGCCCGCGAGACGGCAGCACGCGTCGCCCTCGGCGCACTCGCACGCGCTTTCCTCGCCGAGCTCGGCATCCGTCTCGTCAGCCACACGCTCTCGATCGGTCCGGTGCAGGTTCCCGCCGGCGCGGCCCTGCCCACGCCGGACGACGTCGAGGTGCTCGACGCCGATCCGCTCCGCTGCTTCGACGCCGCCACGAGCGCCGCCATGGTGGCCGAGGTCGACGACGCGCGCAAAGAGGGCGACACGCTCGGCGGCATCGTCGAGGTGCTGGCGTACGGGCTGCCGCCGGGACTCGGCTCGCACGTGCACTGGGACCGCCGCCTCGATGCCAAGCTCGCACAGGCGCTCATGAGCATCCAGGCCATCAAGGGCGTGGAGGTCGGCGACGGGTTCGAGACCACGCGCCGTCGCGGCTCCGCCGCCCACGACGAGCTGTTCGTGGCGGGCGAAGGCATCACGCGCTCGAGCGACAAGGCGGGCGGCACCGAGGGCGGCATGTCGACCGGCACCGTCCTGCGCGTGCGCGCGGGCATGAAGCCGATCGCGACCGTGCCGCGGGCACTGCGCACCGTGGACGTAGCGACGGGCGACGCCGCGTCGGCGCACCACCAGCGCTCGGACGTGTGCGCCGTGCCGGCGGCGGGCGTCGTCGCCGAGGCGATGGTCGCCGTGGTCCTGGCCGAGGTCGTGCTGGAGAAGTTCGGCGGCGACAGCGTCGCCGAGACGCGCCGCAACCTCGAGGGCTACCTCGCGGCGATCCCCGACGCGCTGCGCAGCGCCGCCGAGAGCGACGCCGGTCTCGCCGAGCATGACCTCGCACTCTGA
- the ruvX gene encoding Holliday junction resolvase RuvX has protein sequence MSDFRRGRRLGIDVGKARVGVATCDPDGLLATPVETVPRDDASVARITALADEYSAVELLVGLPMNLRGEDTASTQDARDFAAALAAASALPVRLVDERLSTVSAHAALRSSGRSQRSSRSIVDQVAAVVLLQQALDVEKSTGRPPGTPVPQEPA, from the coding sequence ATGAGCGATTTCAGGCGGGGCCGGCGGCTCGGCATCGACGTGGGCAAGGCCCGCGTGGGTGTCGCGACGTGCGATCCGGACGGTCTGCTCGCCACGCCGGTCGAGACCGTGCCGCGTGACGACGCCTCGGTGGCGCGGATCACGGCCCTCGCCGATGAGTACTCCGCGGTCGAACTGCTGGTGGGCCTGCCGATGAATCTGCGCGGTGAAGACACCGCGTCGACCCAGGACGCCCGGGACTTCGCCGCTGCCCTGGCGGCGGCATCCGCTCTTCCGGTGCGACTCGTCGACGAGCGGCTCTCGACCGTCTCGGCACACGCGGCACTGCGCAGTTCGGGCAGATCCCAGCGTTCTTCGCGTAGCATCGTTGACCAGGTCGCCGCGGTCGTCCTGCTCCAGCAAGCGCTCGACGTCGAGAAGAGCACCGGACGACCCCCCGGAACCCCCGTCCCCCAGGAGCCCGCCTGA
- the alaS gene encoding alanine--tRNA ligase, with protein MKTAEIAQRFLDYFEKNGHTIVPSASLVTDDPALLFTVAGMVPFIPYLSGDVPAPYARAADNQKCIRTNDIEEVGKTPRHGTFFQMLGNWSFGDYFKEGAIRYAWDLLTSSEADGGLGFDQKDLWVTVYEEDDEAHDLWLKLTDLPAERIQRLGKDTNYWSTGLPGPAGPCSEIFFDRGPEYGIDGGPATDDDRYVEIWNLVFMQYEITNVRSKYDFDIVGELPNKNIDTGMGLERIAFIKQGVDNMYETDQVRPVLDKAVELSGRTYGANHEDDVRFRVIADHIRSSLMLMSDGVTPANDGRGYILRRLMRRAIRSMRLLGVDGPTFGVLFEASRDAMKDAYPVVEADWARISQYALAEEATFLRTLAAGESLLDESLAETKATGGSTLTGSEAFLLHDTYGFPIDLTLEIAEEAGLSVDRAAFDALMQEQRARAKADARARKRQLADTSVYRDLRAQGETVFTGYTDLEAESQVLGVLVDGVSVDRASVGQIAEVILAETALYAESGGQVADKGVIVGPGYELEVLDVQKPVPGLISHTVEVSIGEVGVGQPATTVVDAANRRAARQAHSATHLVHAALRDTLGKTATQAGSLNRAGYMRFDFSWGQALSDDTKTEIEEIANNAVRDNLEVTTRVLALDEAKSLGAMALFGEKYGDTVRMVDIGGPWSRELCAGTHVSTSAEIGIISLVGESSVGASNRRVEALVGLDAFRSLAAERALVSQLTSSLKAPREQLPARIAELQASLKVAEKKIAAFESKALGDRLPALAAGATRVGDTLVVAETLGTAASADDVRSLALQVRERLGSEAAVVALGAVVNERPVVIVATNDAARTAGAKAGALAKGAAGVLGGGGGGRDDVAQGGGTDAAALPSALAAVKDALGA; from the coding sequence ATGAAGACCGCCGAGATCGCACAGCGCTTCCTCGATTACTTCGAGAAGAACGGCCACACCATCGTCCCCTCGGCATCGCTGGTGACCGACGACCCGGCGCTGCTGTTCACGGTGGCCGGCATGGTGCCGTTCATCCCGTACCTCTCCGGCGACGTCCCCGCGCCGTACGCGCGTGCCGCCGACAACCAGAAGTGCATCCGCACCAACGACATCGAAGAGGTCGGAAAGACGCCGCGTCACGGCACCTTCTTCCAGATGCTCGGCAACTGGTCGTTCGGCGACTACTTCAAGGAAGGCGCCATCCGCTACGCCTGGGATCTGCTGACGAGCTCTGAGGCCGATGGCGGACTCGGCTTCGATCAGAAGGACCTGTGGGTCACCGTCTACGAAGAGGACGACGAGGCGCACGATCTCTGGCTGAAGCTCACCGACCTGCCTGCGGAGCGCATCCAGCGCCTCGGCAAGGACACCAACTACTGGAGCACCGGCCTCCCGGGGCCCGCCGGTCCGTGTTCGGAGATCTTCTTCGACCGTGGTCCCGAGTACGGGATCGACGGCGGCCCCGCCACCGACGACGACCGCTACGTCGAGATCTGGAACCTCGTGTTCATGCAGTACGAGATCACGAACGTGCGCAGCAAGTACGACTTCGACATCGTCGGCGAACTCCCGAACAAGAACATCGACACCGGCATGGGCCTGGAGCGCATCGCGTTCATCAAGCAGGGCGTCGACAACATGTACGAGACCGACCAGGTGCGTCCGGTGCTCGACAAGGCGGTCGAGCTGTCGGGCCGCACGTACGGCGCGAACCACGAAGATGATGTGCGGTTCCGCGTCATCGCCGACCACATCCGCTCGTCGCTGATGCTCATGTCGGACGGCGTCACGCCTGCGAACGACGGCCGGGGCTACATCCTGCGCCGCCTCATGCGCCGTGCGATCCGCTCGATGCGCCTGCTCGGCGTGGACGGACCGACGTTCGGCGTGCTGTTCGAGGCGTCCCGCGACGCCATGAAGGACGCCTACCCGGTCGTCGAGGCCGACTGGGCGCGCATCTCGCAGTACGCCCTGGCCGAGGAGGCGACGTTCCTCCGCACGCTCGCGGCGGGGGAGTCGCTCCTCGACGAGTCGCTCGCCGAGACGAAGGCCACGGGCGGCAGCACGCTGACCGGCTCGGAGGCGTTCCTGCTGCACGACACCTACGGCTTCCCGATCGACCTGACGCTCGAGATCGCCGAGGAGGCGGGGCTCAGCGTCGACCGTGCGGCGTTCGACGCACTCATGCAGGAGCAGCGCGCGCGTGCCAAGGCCGACGCCCGGGCGCGCAAGCGCCAGCTCGCCGACACGAGCGTGTACCGCGACCTGCGCGCCCAGGGCGAGACCGTCTTCACCGGCTACACCGACCTTGAGGCGGAGTCGCAGGTGCTGGGCGTCCTCGTCGACGGCGTCTCGGTCGACCGCGCGAGCGTCGGCCAGATCGCCGAGGTGATCCTGGCCGAGACCGCGCTGTACGCCGAGTCCGGCGGCCAGGTCGCCGACAAGGGCGTCATCGTCGGCCCGGGCTACGAGCTCGAGGTCCTCGACGTGCAGAAGCCGGTTCCCGGGCTCATCAGCCACACCGTCGAGGTCTCCATCGGCGAGGTCGGCGTGGGTCAGCCCGCGACGACGGTGGTGGATGCCGCGAACCGCCGCGCCGCCCGCCAGGCGCACTCCGCGACCCACCTGGTGCATGCCGCGCTCCGCGACACGCTGGGCAAGACCGCGACGCAGGCCGGTTCGCTCAACCGCGCCGGCTACATGCGCTTCGACTTCTCGTGGGGTCAGGCCCTCTCGGACGACACCAAGACCGAGATCGAGGAGATCGCCAACAACGCGGTGCGCGACAACCTCGAGGTGACCACGCGGGTCCTCGCCCTCGACGAGGCCAAGTCGCTCGGCGCGATGGCGCTGTTCGGCGAGAAGTACGGCGACACGGTGCGCATGGTCGACATCGGCGGCCCCTGGTCGCGCGAGCTCTGCGCCGGCACGCATGTGTCGACGAGCGCCGAGATCGGCATCATCAGCCTCGTCGGAGAATCGTCGGTGGGCGCGTCCAACCGGCGGGTCGAGGCACTCGTGGGTCTCGACGCGTTCCGCTCGCTGGCCGCTGAGCGCGCCCTCGTGTCGCAGCTCACGTCGTCGCTGAAGGCGCCGCGCGAGCAACTGCCCGCCCGCATCGCCGAGCTTCAGGCGAGCCTCAAGGTGGCCGAGAAGAAGATCGCGGCGTTCGAGTCCAAGGCGCTCGGCGATCGCCTTCCCGCCCTCGCCGCCGGCGCGACGCGCGTGGGCGACACGCTCGTCGTCGCCGAGACGCTGGGCACCGCGGCGTCCGCCGACGACGTCCGCTCGCTGGCGCTGCAGGTGCGTGAACGCCTGGGCTCCGAGGCCGCCGTGGTGGCACTCGGAGCTGTCGTGAACGAGCGTCCGGTCGTGATCGTCGCGACGAACGACGCCGCGCGGACGGCCGGGGCCAAGGCCGGCGCGCTCGCGAAGGGCGCGGCCGGAGTGCTCGGCGGCGGCGGAGGCGGACGCGACGACGTCGCCCAGGGCGGTGGGACGGATGCCGCGGCCCTGCCTTCGGCGCTGGCCGCAGTGAAGGACGCACTCGGCGCGTGA
- a CDS encoding ATPase, which translates to MKNLLWFLFGIAGGFVLAHLMDKDPRGHEILADVDARITEFTDRMGDAYREQEARFAGLVDDVRDAAADAVGSARAVASDVVEKVADAADDAADKLTD; encoded by the coding sequence ATGAAGAACCTCCTGTGGTTCCTGTTCGGCATCGCCGGCGGGTTCGTGCTCGCGCACCTGATGGACAAGGACCCGCGCGGCCACGAGATCCTGGCCGACGTCGACGCCCGCATCACGGAGTTCACCGACCGCATGGGCGACGCCTACCGCGAGCAGGAAGCGCGGTTCGCCGGCCTGGTCGACGACGTGCGGGATGCCGCCGCAGACGCCGTCGGATCAGCCCGGGCTGTGGCATCCGATGTCGTCGAGAAGGTCGCCGACGCGGCCGACGACGCGGCCGACAAGCTCACCGACTGA
- the rpsD gene encoding 30S ribosomal protein S4: MATKSQDRRKVRLSRALGVALTPKAAKYLEKRPYAPGEHGRTKRKQDSDYAVRLREKQRLREQYGIREKQMRNTFNEARRTQGLTGENLVELLEMRLDALVLRAGFARTTAQARQLVVHRHILVDGQLVDRPSFRVKPGQLIHVKAKSEGIEPFQVAALGGHAEVLPPVPGYLEVELDKLQARLVRRPKRAEVPVVCEVQLVVEYYAAR; encoded by the coding sequence GTGGCAACGAAGTCCCAGGACCGCCGCAAGGTCCGCCTCTCCCGCGCCCTCGGCGTCGCGCTGACCCCCAAGGCAGCCAAGTACCTCGAGAAGCGCCCCTATGCGCCGGGTGAGCACGGCCGCACCAAGCGCAAGCAGGACAGCGACTACGCCGTCCGCCTCCGCGAGAAGCAGCGTCTGCGCGAGCAGTACGGCATCCGCGAGAAGCAGATGCGCAACACGTTCAACGAGGCCCGCCGCACCCAGGGCCTGACGGGTGAGAACCTCGTCGAGCTCCTCGAGATGCGTCTGGACGCGCTCGTGCTGCGTGCCGGCTTCGCCCGCACCACCGCGCAGGCTCGCCAGCTCGTCGTGCACCGCCACATCCTCGTCGACGGCCAGCTCGTCGACCGCCCGTCCTTCCGCGTGAAGCCGGGTCAGCTCATCCACGTCAAGGCCAAGAGCGAGGGCATCGAGCCCTTCCAGGTCGCAGCGCTCGGCGGTCACGCCGAGGTCCTGCCGCCCGTTCCCGGTTACCTCGAGGTCGAGCTCGACAAGCTCCAGGCCCGTCTCGTGCGTCGCCCGAAGCGCGCCGAGGTCCCCGTGGTCTGCGAAGTCCAGCTCGTCGTCGAGTACTACGCGGCGCGCTAA